A single genomic interval of Streptococcus suis harbors:
- a CDS encoding 3-deoxy-7-phosphoheptulonate synthase codes for MKEEDLLFTPISEKIDINQVREHSKLSPETLTKKQARDRELEAILKGEDDRLLLVIGPCSSDNEEAVLDYAHRLAKLQEEVKDKIFMVMRVYTAKPRTNGDGYKGLMHQPDTDAAPSLINGIKAVRNLHYRVITETGLTTADEMLYPENLPLVDDLVSYIAIGARSVENQQHRFVASGIDVPTGLKNPTSGNLKVMFNGLFAAQKKQSFLFNNTEVETSGNPLAHVILRGAVNENGKYLPNYYYDNLLETIDLYDQFGLKNPFIIIDTNHDNSGKNYLEQIRIVRQTLINRDWNESIRNYVRGFMIESYIEDGRQDNPDVYGKSITDPCLGWEKTQELIREIYNR; via the coding sequence ATGAAAGAGGAAGACCTATTGTTTACACCAATCAGCGAAAAAATTGATATTAATCAAGTACGAGAACATTCAAAACTTTCTCCAGAAACACTTACTAAAAAACAAGCTCGTGACCGTGAACTTGAAGCCATCTTAAAAGGTGAAGATGATCGTCTTCTCCTAGTAATTGGACCATGTTCTTCTGACAATGAAGAGGCTGTTTTAGATTATGCTCACCGCTTGGCCAAGCTCCAAGAAGAGGTCAAAGATAAAATTTTCATGGTCATGCGCGTCTATACTGCCAAGCCACGTACCAATGGTGATGGTTATAAAGGACTCATGCACCAACCAGATACCGATGCTGCACCAAGCCTCATCAACGGAATCAAAGCAGTTCGTAACCTCCACTATCGTGTCATTACGGAAACAGGTTTAACTACTGCTGACGAGATGCTCTACCCTGAAAACCTGCCTTTGGTTGATGACTTGGTTTCCTACATCGCTATCGGAGCTCGTTCGGTTGAAAATCAGCAGCACCGCTTTGTAGCATCAGGCATTGATGTTCCAACAGGCTTGAAAAATCCAACTTCTGGCAACCTCAAAGTCATGTTCAACGGTCTTTTTGCTGCTCAGAAGAAGCAATCCTTCCTCTTCAACAATACTGAAGTTGAAACATCTGGCAACCCACTTGCTCATGTTATTCTTCGTGGCGCAGTCAATGAAAATGGTAAATACCTACCAAACTATTACTACGACAATCTCTTGGAAACCATTGACCTCTATGACCAATTTGGTTTGAAAAATCCATTCATCATCATCGATACCAACCATGACAATTCTGGGAAAAATTATTTGGAACAAATCCGTATCGTCCGTCAAACCTTAATCAACCGTGACTGGAACGAATCCATTCGTAACTACGTTCGCGGATTCATGATTGAATCCTACATTGAAGACGGTCGCCAAGACAATCCAGATGTCTATGGAAAATCCATCACAGACCCTTGCTTAGGCTGGGAAAAAACACAAGAACTCATCCGAGAAATTTACAACAGATAG
- the aroA gene encoding 3-phosphoshikimate 1-carboxyvinyltransferase: MKLRTNVEKLQGKIRVPGDKSISHRSIIFGSLAKGVTRVHDILRGEDVLSTMQVFRDLGVKIEDNGDIVEVHGVGFDGLQVPKNDLDMGNSGTSIRLISGVLAGQDFEATMFGDDSLSKRPMDRVTIPLSQMGVEISGQTERDLPPLTIKGNKNLKPIRYQLPVASAQVKSALIFAALQAEGESVIVEKELTRNHTEDMIVQFGGQLEVNGKEIRIQGGQEFIAQEITVPGDISSAAFWLVAGLIVPGSKIVLENVGINETRTGILDVIKAMGGKMTLSNIDKLAKSATITVETSELKATEIAGELIPRLIDELPIITLLATQAHGTTIIRDAEELKVKETDRIQVVADALNSMGATIEPTEDGMIIHGPTALHGAEINTFGDHRIGMMTAIAALLAKDGEVVLERAEAINTSYPAFFEHLNSLMD; encoded by the coding sequence ATGAAATTAAGAACAAATGTAGAAAAATTACAAGGAAAAATTCGTGTCCCAGGTGATAAATCAATCAGTCATCGTTCTATTATTTTTGGTTCCCTTGCAAAAGGTGTTACTCGTGTCCACGATATTTTACGTGGGGAAGATGTCTTGTCAACCATGCAGGTCTTTCGTGATTTGGGTGTAAAAATTGAAGACAACGGTGACATTGTTGAAGTCCACGGTGTTGGTTTTGATGGTCTTCAAGTACCCAAAAATGATTTGGATATGGGAAATTCTGGAACCTCGATTCGTTTGATTTCAGGCGTTTTGGCAGGTCAAGACTTTGAGGCGACTATGTTTGGTGATGATTCCTTATCCAAACGTCCCATGGACCGAGTGACTATTCCACTCAGTCAAATGGGAGTAGAGATTTCTGGACAAACTGAACGTGACCTACCTCCGTTGACCATCAAAGGGAATAAGAATTTAAAACCAATTCGCTACCAACTCCCTGTAGCCTCTGCCCAAGTAAAATCAGCTCTGATTTTTGCTGCCTTGCAGGCTGAGGGAGAGTCGGTCATCGTAGAAAAAGAGTTGACTCGAAACCATACAGAAGATATGATTGTCCAGTTTGGTGGACAGTTGGAAGTCAATGGCAAGGAAATCCGCATCCAAGGTGGTCAGGAGTTTATTGCCCAAGAGATTACAGTTCCAGGAGATATTTCAAGTGCTGCCTTTTGGTTGGTTGCTGGCTTAATCGTACCAGGTTCAAAAATTGTCCTTGAAAATGTGGGAATCAATGAAACTCGCACTGGTATTCTAGATGTCATTAAAGCTATGGGAGGAAAAATGACCCTTTCTAACATAGATAAACTTGCAAAATCAGCAACCATTACAGTTGAAACGTCGGAATTGAAGGCTACGGAGATTGCAGGCGAATTGATTCCTCGTTTGATTGATGAGTTGCCAATTATTACCTTACTAGCGACTCAAGCACATGGAACAACGATTATTCGTGATGCTGAGGAGTTGAAAGTCAAAGAAACGGATCGTATTCAGGTTGTTGCAGATGCTCTAAATAGTATGGGAGCAACTATTGAACCAACAGAAGATGGTATGATTATTCACGGACCAACTGCTTTACATGGTGCTGAAATCAATACATTTGGTGACCACCGTATCGGTATGATGACTGCCATTGCTGCCTTGTTGGCCAAAGATGGAGAAGTTGTATTGGAAAGAGCAGAAGCTATCAATACTAGCTATCCTGCCTTCTTTGAACACTTAAATAGTTTGATGGATTAG
- a CDS encoding shikimate kinase gives MPIVLLGFMGVGKTTTAHLLNLPVYDMDHIIEERIGMPIADYFSLEGEASFRQLETEVLKELLDLPSNCIVSTGGGVIKSEVNRELLLANRENNVLLTASFEVSYQRISKDRQSQRPLFLQYSKEEFEALYRERMALYQGLADTVIDTDKLNPEQVARKILCK, from the coding sequence ATGCCAATCGTTTTACTTGGATTTATGGGAGTTGGAAAAACAACAACAGCACATTTGTTAAATCTCCCCGTTTACGATATGGACCATATCATTGAAGAACGGATTGGTATGCCTATTGCTGACTACTTCAGTCTTGAAGGAGAGGCTTCGTTTAGACAACTGGAGACAGAGGTACTGAAAGAATTGCTGGACTTACCTAGTAATTGTATCGTGTCAACTGGTGGTGGTGTGATTAAATCTGAAGTAAACAGGGAATTGCTGTTGGCAAATAGGGAGAACAATGTACTTCTTACTGCCTCCTTTGAAGTTTCCTATCAGAGAATTAGTAAGGATAGACAATCGCAAAGACCTCTCTTTTTACAGTACAGTAAGGAAGAGTTTGAAGCCCTCTATCGTGAACGAATGGCACTTTATCAAGGTTTAGCTGATACTGTAATCGATACAGATAAACTGAATCCAGAACAAGTAGCAAGGAAAATTTTATGCAAGTAG